In one Drosophila pseudoobscura strain MV-25-SWS-2005 chromosome X, UCI_Dpse_MV25, whole genome shotgun sequence genomic region, the following are encoded:
- the foi gene encoding zinc transporter foi: MARHIMAVCVVCLLCAHRLHCQDHVESLLAGATVMHSQEQLNARVYTSLSSSPSSETTDQRQQLAIDDTQNYSTSPPSRRDKRHAEHGHGHSEPPVPQITKYFLDKLMAQQGAMDSSGFNSFLQQINLHSMVASSEGTCVPASRLVHHVQPHDLSHHSHSHSEEPQVAEGEELKLKNCTLSNNGTNSNIVCAPALLQHNSSSIEGPTNFTLSERDMLHLCPVLLHELKAQTGGCIELDVLAEIDSTEKLLVAEKDMFYVWVYAFISVFACGILGLVGVAIIPFMGSRYYKHIIQYLVSLAVGTMTGDALLHLLPHSLAGQDERGMIMKGLGCLGGIIFFYITEHALTMISEWRKSVEKKETKKPSRAKVMRDPDSSVNNSVAGDKICKQKYSSYPYCYDEITMNNKQSEWMHLPGDGVAASVAGAGGDAASASEVRNGLADHDGSSEMAAAAESLLSTLHTNCVEMNHHNHNHKHNNHQQQQHQEAQDNNTIVTDLDGNAVYAASNSNSKVVDGKDGKNDHVTVILREHESSHHGHSHRHGHVHSPPETLSAVAWMIIMGDGLHNFTDGMAIGAAFAENIAGGFSTSLAVFCHELPHELGDFAILMKAGMSVKSAVYYNLLTGVLSFIGMIFGIAFGQSQDVAQWMFAVAAGLFIYIALVDMMPEISASHKSLAQFLLQILGMLSGVGIMLIIALFEGDLMSVFGTAPPSAAHHQHVH, from the exons ATGGCGCGTCACATAATGGCCGTTTGTGTGGTCTGCCTCCTCTGCGCCCATCGCCTGCACTGCCAGGATCATGTGGAGAGCCTGCTCGCAGGCGCCACCGTGATGCACAGCCAGGAGCAGCTTAATGCGCGCGTCTACACCAGTCTCTCCTCCAGTCCCTCCAGTGAAACCACCGATCAGAGACAGCAGCTAGCTATCGACGATACCCAGAATTACAGCACAAGTCCGCCCTCGAGGAGAGACAAACGGCATGCCgagcatggccatggccattccGAGCCACCTGTCCCGCAGATCACCAAGTACTTTCTCGACAAGCTGATGGCCCAGCAGGGGGCGATGGACAGCAGTGGATTCAACAGTTTCCTGCAGCAGATAAACCTACACTCGATGGTGGCCTCCAGCGAGGGAACC TGCGTGCCTGCTAGTCGCCTGGTGCATCATGTCCAGCCCCACGATCTCTCCcatcacagtcacagtcacagcgAGGAGCCGCAGGTGGCGGAAGGAGAGGAGCTCAAGCTAAAGAACTGCACCCTTAGCAATAATGGCACCAACTCCAACATTGTATGCGCACCTGCCCTGCTCCAACACAACAGCAGCTCCATCGAGGGGCCCACCAACTTTACACTCAGCGAACGAGATATGCTACATCTGTGTCCTGTGCTGCTGCACGAACTGAAGGCCCAGACTGGCGGCTGCATAGAGCTGGATGTGCTGGCCGAGATCGATAGCACGGAGAAGCTGCTCGTCGCAGAGAAGGATATGTTCTATG TGTGGGTCTATGCATTCATTTCGGTGTTTGCCTGCGGCATCCTAGGCCTGGTTGGGGTGGCCATCATACCCTTCATGGGCTCCCGGTATTACAAGCACATTATACAGTATCTGGTGTCGTTGGCCGTGGGGACAATGACTGGCGATGCTCTGCTCCATTTACTGCCGCAT TCGCTGGCAGGGCAGGACGAGCGAGGGATGATCATGAAGGGATTGGGCTGCCTGGGCGGCATCATATTCTTCTACATTACAGAACATGCTCTGACCATGATCTCCGAGTGGCGGAAGAGCGTGGAGAAGAAGGAGACAAAGAAGCCGTCGCGTGCGAAGGTGATGCGTGATCCGGACTCGTCGGTGAACAACTCCGTGGCGGGGGACAAGATCTGCAAGCAGAAATACAGCTCCTATCCGTACTGCTACGATGAGATTACGATGAACAACAAGCAGAGCGAATGGATGCACCTCCCCGGCGACGGAGTGGCTGCGTccgtggcaggggcaggtggGGATGCGGCGTCCGCCTCTGAGGTACGCAACGGACTCGCCGATCACGATGGTTCCAGTGAAATGGCAGCGGCCGCCGAGTCTCTTCTCTCCACGCTGCACACGAACTGTGTAGAGATGaaccaccacaaccacaaTCACAAGCATAAcaaccaccagcagcagcagcatcaggagGCACAGGACAACAATACCATTGTCACGGATCTGGATGGCAATGCTGTGTATGCCGCCtcgaacagcaacagcaaggtGGTGGATGGCAAGGACGGAAAGAACGATCATGTGACTGTAATTCTAAGGGAGCACGAGTCCTCGCATCATGGCCATAGCCATCGCCACGGGCATGTCCATTCGCCGCCAGAGACGCTGAGCGCCGTGGCCTGGATGATCATCATGGGCGACGGGTTGCATAACTTCACCGATGGCATGGCCATTGGGGCGGCATTTGCCGAGAACATTGCCGGTGGCTTCTCCACCTCGCTGGCCGTCTTTTGTCATGAACTGCCGCACGAGCTGGGCGACTTTGCCATTCTGATGAAGGCGGGCATGTCCGTGAAATCGGCTGTGTACTACAATCTGTTGACTGGTGTACTCAGCTTCATTGGCATGATCTTTGGCATTGCCTTTGGCCAGTCGCAGGATGTGGCCCAATGGATGTTTGCCGTAGCAGCGGGTCTGTTTATATACATTGCCCTGGTCGATATG ATGCCTGAGATATCGGCCTCACACAAGTCGCTGGCCCAGTTTCTGCTGCAGATACTCGGTATGCTCAGTGGCGTGGGGATAATGCTGATAATTGCCCTCTTTGAGGGGGATCTGATGAGCGTGTTTGGCACTGCGCCCCCCAGTGCCGCCCACCATCAGCACGTGCACTAG
- the D19B gene encoding zinc finger protein 595, producing MNEGSQYSIHTVCRTCLSTLHDTMAYDLFLIPGLAKKLCVCTSLSVEQQDGFPKNLCFNCYAKLNELHDFQKLCVDSVQKFQDLVSSNAFTCQTNFDVLDPSAAVADLPPDDEDHVNFDPLLNSKIEIIENEEDVFKMLEDVEKEVEEVEKDELGSAEESNDSFIESGNDNDQDEDFQLNSSDDDVPLAQRARRGNRRGTKAKASKRPIKDDSDEFSSFSDDSDSDGEKGSREKPKRKRIPAAERHLHRLIDCHICHQKFKKAIRYEEHMKHHNDLLPFQCKVESCRKGFTTANGLRVHVEHAHTESSEMHPCTYEGCNKSFARPVLLNFHMKRVHKVDTPQRDFPCTECDKVFRCPTALKKHMYKHTGEELPFACEICGKRFPINSVLRDHLLRHAGIKNHVCPYCGVGKTTRQEWNKHILTHTKEKKYECRQCEHTSHNKQALANHVKVVHEKRKDFACQYCGKTFGKSHACKIHERSHTGEKCCECKICGKVFLFEKGLTKHLKTHEKSDLPRNQTTVNPLLAEVAAAASSSTIAKPSPHLRGRVERVDIAQLAGTVVNPIPSVNLPSWSPQVNFTKKEGQHMCPDCGKGFNHVSNMKLHYKVVHQKVKDFCCRFCPKRFAKKQYLRHHEYIHTGEKPYECKVCGKHFRQEQVLKTHMKVHDKPPRPPSKPKEPVAPKAETAKRQQPKNFEQYQDPAAERAAATAELLAYQLEENEAKRKAEVELRKIQEAAFEQLNKLQKQTNTYDGFYAQKAEAEGTTIDAFKLDHV from the coding sequence atgaacGAGGGGAGTCAGTACTCCATACATACGGTATGCCGCACCTGTCTGAGCACCCTGCACGACACAATGGCGTACGATCTCTTTTTGATTCCGGGCCTGGCCAAAAAACTATGCGTGTGCACTTCGCTGTCGGTGGAACAGCAGGATGGCTTTCCCAAGAACCTTTGCTTTAACTGCTACGCGAAACTGAACGAGTTGCACGACTTCCAGAAGCTGTGCGTGGACTCGGTGCAGAAATTCCAGGATTTGGTCTCGAGCAATGCCTTTACGTGCCAGACGAACttcgatgttttggatcccaGTGCAGCGGTCGCAGACCTGCCGCCCGACGACGAGGACCACGTCAACTTTGATCCGCTTTTGAATTCCAAGATAGAGATCATTGAGAATGAGGAAGATGTGTTCAAAATGCTAGAGGATGTGGAGAAGGAGGTCGAGGAGGTAGAGAAAGATGAGCTCGGCTCTGCCGAGGAATCCAACGACTCTTTCATTGAGagcggcaacgacaacgaccaGGACGAGGACTTTCAGCTGAACAGCAGCGATGATGACGTGCCCCTGGCCCAGCGGGCTCGACGCGGGAACAGGCGCGGAACCAAAGCCAAGGCCAGCAAACGACCCATTAAGGATGATTCGGACGAATTCAGCTCCTTCTCCGACGACTCGGACTCAGACGGTGAGAAGGGGAGCAGGGAGAAGCCCAAGCGCAAGAGGATTCCCGCAGCCGAGCGACACCTCCATCGCCTCATCGACTGCCACATTTGTCATCAGAAGTTCAAGAAGGCCATTCGCTACGAGGAGCACATGAAGCACCACAACGATCTCCTCCCCTTCCAGTGCAAGGTGGAGAGCTGCCGGAAGGGATTCACCACGGCCAACGGGCTGCGCGTCCACGTAGAGCATGCACACACGGAGTCATCGGAAATGCATCCGTGCACCTACGAGGGTTGCAACAAATCTTTTGCCCGGCCCGTGCTACTCAACTTCCACATGAAGCGGGTGCACAAGGTGGACACGCCCCAAAGGGACTTCCCCTGCACGGAATGCGACAAGGTTTTCCGCTGCCCCACGGCCCTCAAGAAGCACATGTACAAGCACACGGGCGAGGAGCTGCCATTCGCCTGCGAGATCTGCGGCAAACGATTCCCCATCAACAGTGTGCTAAGGGATCACTTGCTACGGCATGCAGGCATTAAGAACCACGTCTGTCCGTACTGCGGCGTGGGCAAAACAACGCGCCAGGAGTGGAACAAACACATTCTCACCCACACCAAGGAGAAGAAGTACGAGTGCCGCCAGTGCGAGCACACCTCGCACAACAAGCAAGCCCTGGCCAACCACGTCAAGGTGGTGCATGAGAAGAGGAAGGATTTCGCCTGCCAGTACTGCGGGAAGACGTTTGGCAAGTCGCATGCCTGCAAGATCCACGAGAGAAGCCACACGGGAGAGAAGTGCTGCGAGTGCAAGATCTGCGGCAAGGTCTTCCTCTTCGAGAAGGGCCTCACCAAGCATTTAAAGACTCACGAAAAGTCGGATCTGCCCAGAAACCAGACCACAGTCAATCCATTACTGGCTGAGGTCGCTGCGGCAGCCTCTTCCTCAACCATTGCGAAGCCCAGCCCTCACCTGCGAGGACGTGTGGAGAGAGTGGACATTGCTCAGTTGGCAGGCACTGTGGTTAATCCCATACCGTCTGTGAACCTACCGTCGTGGTCGCCGCAGGTGAACTTCACCAAGAAGGAGGGCCAGCACATGTGCCCGGACTGCGGCAAGGGATTCAACCATGTGAGCAACATGAAGCTCCACTACAAGGTGGTGCATCAGAAGGTGAAGGACTTCTGCTGCCGTTTCTGCCCCAAGCGGTTCGCCAAGAAGCAGTATCTGCGACACCACGAGTACATACACACGGGCGAGAAGCCGTACGAGTGCAAGGTGTGCGGCAAACACTTCCGCCAGGAGCAGGTGCTCAAGACCCACATGAAGGTCCACGACAAGCCGCCGAGGCCCCCAAGCAAGCCCAAGGAACCGGTGGCCCCCAAGGCGGAAACGGCCAAGCGACAGCAGCCAAAGAACTTTGAGCAGTACCAGGATCCCGCTGCCGAGCgggctgccgccaccgctgagCTATTGGCCTACCAGCTGGAGGAGAACGAAGCTAAGCGGAAGGCGGAGGTGGAGCTTCGGAAGATCCAGGAAGCGGCATTCGAGCAGTTAAACAAGCTGCAGAAGCAGACGAACACCTACGATGGCTTCTATGCCCAGAAGGCCGAGGCGGAAGGCACCACCATCGATGCATTCAAATTGGATCATGTCTGA